The Gemmatimonadota bacterium region CAAAAACAATCCCAGAATAGCAAGGCCACCAAGAGCAAGGCCTACAACGAGTCCTACCCAGAAAAATTCGCGATGCACTTCTTGTCGTCGCCACATAACACACTCCTTGGAAATATCTCCCGATTATTTAACCTACAAATTTAAAATGCCCGTCTAATTTCAACCATACACGACGCGAAGTCAAGCGGAAATAGGCATTCAGGAGCAGGCGAACCGACCGAAACAATTTATAGCGCAAAAAAAAATTATCCCTATTTTAAGGAACATGCCCAACAAATGGATGCAAAAACTCGACCGTGCCATTGACGCTCAACGCAAAAAAATTGTACGCATCCGCCGCGATCTGCACATGTATCCCGAACCCAGCGGTCGCGAAGTGGAAACCACGCGCTATCTCGTCAAATTATTACAACAGACCGGATGCCATGTACAGACAGGTCCCAGAGGTTGTGGCGTTATAGCCGACAATACATTGGAAAAAACGCGTATAGGCATGCGAGCCGATATCGACGCACTTCGCATACAAGATACCAAAAACGTGCCCTACCGCAGCCGCGTACCAGGCGTGATGCACGCCTGCGGACACGATGGTCATACAGCCACCGTGCTCGGTGCTGTTCTGGGCCTTCTGGAATGCGACCGGATATTGCCGTGGCCTGTACACTGGCGCGCCATCTTTCAACCTGCTGAAGAAACCAACCGGGGTGCCAAAGACATGATTGCCTTTGGTGCCCTCAAAAACGTCTGTGGCCTGCTCAGTCTTCACCTCGACCCCTCGCGTCCAGCAGGCACAGTGGGCACGCGCAAGGGCGTACTCACAGCCAATTGTGCCGAAATAGAAATTTGCATCCAGGGCCGGGGCGGACATGCCGCACGCCCCCGGGAAACGCGAGACCCCATCGTCGCTGCCGCCCAGGTCATCACTGCACTCTATCAATCATTGCCTCGCAATGTAGATGCCCACGACCCGATTGTCATATCAATTGGGCATATCTCTGCGGGCGAAAATCCCAACGTCATACCCGGCCAGGCTCTGCTTCGCGGCACCCTTCGCACCCTCAGTGACAGATCTCAAGCCCATGCTATGGATCACATCCTCAAAATTGCCAATGGCATAGCCAATCTCACCGATACGGAAATCGATGTTCGCTTTCTCACCGGTCCCTCATCGGTCAATAACGACCCCATACTCACCGAACTGATCCGCCAAAATGCCGTCAATTTATTGGGCCAAACACGTGTTCAGACCATTGCCAAACCGAGCATGGGGGGCGAAGACTTTGCCAATTATCTCGACCATGTGCCCGGCAGCCTGTTTCGACTGGGGTGCATGCCCGCCCGGGGCAGTGCTCCGCCCTTGCATGCACCCGACTTCGACATTGATGAACGCGCCCTGATCATAGGCGCCAAAATACTCGCACGCAGCGTCGTCAACTATTTCGATCCGTCGCGAAAAAAGAATGGAGATTGCCATGACCCGACTTGAATTTAATCCCAGTACGCAACCCACCCTCGGCGTGGAAATAGAACTGGCTCTGGTCGATGCCAATACCATGGCTTTGTGCAGCAAAAATGCCGCGATCCTCAATCGCATTCCCGGCGAATATGCCGACAAAATCAAGCCCGAATTGATGCAGTGCTATGTTGAAATCAACACCGATATATGTGAAAGTGTCAGCCATGTAGAAGCCGATCTCAAGCCAAAACTCCAGACGCTATCCAGCGTAGCAGCCGCCGAGAAAGTCCAGCTCTACTGGTCGGGCACACACCCATTTTCCACCTGGCGCGAACAAAAAATCACACCCAATGACCGATACAGGGGCCTCGTCAACCTTCTCCAGGACACCGCCCGACAACTGGTCACATTTGGCCTCCACGTACACGTGGGCGTCAACAGCGGCGACAAAGCCATAATGATCTGCGACCGAATACTGCGCTATTTGCCCGTCTTGCTGGCGCTTTCTTGCAACAGCCCATTCTGGGAGGGTCGGGTCACGGGCTTGCACTCGTGGCGATCAAAAGTAATGGAGGGCCTCCCCACTGCTGGGCTGCCCCCCTTAATGCGCAACTGGAGTGAATACGTCTGGCTGATCAACCACCTCATCGACACCGGCTATATCGAATCCATCCGCGAAATCTGGTGGGACGTGCGTCCCCACCACGCATTTGGCACCGTTGAAGTCCGCATTTGCGACATTCCCGGCACTCTCGAAGACACATTGGGATTGGTCGCACTCGTACAGTGTTTAATTTGCAACCTGTCCGACGAAATCGACCGGGGAATCTATCAACACGACAGCCACCCCATGCTCATCCGCCAAAACAAATGGCACGCCTCGCGATACGGCATCGAAGCACAACTGGTCGATTCCACCTCTCACAACCTCAAATCCGTCCCCCAAATAACCGAAGAACTCGTCGAAAAACTGCTCCCCATGGCCGAACAACTCAATTGCGTACCCTATCTCAAACACGTCCTCGACATGGCTCACCAACCCACCTGGGCGCAACGGCAAATGGACCTCCTTGCCCTCACTGGCGACCCCGCAGAAGTCGTCCGCCGTCTGATTAACGATCCATCTTCTTGACCGAATTGCCAACAGACTGCAGAAACTTCACAACTTCTGCGGCTTCCTTGCCTCCCTTTTTGGCATGGATCATCAGCGCAATCCCGTGTGGCCCCTTTTCATTTACAACCGCTGGATTGTCGTTCACCACCGCCTGTACGATTTCGAGCTTGCCCAGCATGGCCGCCGCAAACAAATCGATACGCGCGCCCTTGTTCAGCAAAAACTCGGCAATGTCCTTGCGACCCATGTGTGCTGCCGCGCCCAGTCCTGTTTCCCAGTCGCCGCCTCCCCAATCCCAGGAAGAATTGACGAGTGCCGGTTCTTTCTCAAGCAGCTTTTTTACACTGTCGAAGTCGCCGTGCGCATCTTGGACAAATTGGTTGACGAGTTCTGGTGCAATAGCAGAATTATTTTGTGACATGTTTTCCTTCCTCTCTTGTCGCGGTGCAGCAAAATATTTTGACGATCTGAAAATTCAACAAATTTTAATAACATTTAACTGCGGATGCAACGAG contains the following coding sequences:
- a CDS encoding amidohydrolase — encoded protein: MPNKWMQKLDRAIDAQRKKIVRIRRDLHMYPEPSGREVETTRYLVKLLQQTGCHVQTGPRGCGVIADNTLEKTRIGMRADIDALRIQDTKNVPYRSRVPGVMHACGHDGHTATVLGAVLGLLECDRILPWPVHWRAIFQPAEETNRGAKDMIAFGALKNVCGLLSLHLDPSRPAGTVGTRKGVLTANCAEIEICIQGRGGHAARPRETRDPIVAAAQVITALYQSLPRNVDAHDPIVISIGHISAGENPNVIPGQALLRGTLRTLSDRSQAHAMDHILKIANGIANLTDTEIDVRFLTGPSSVNNDPILTELIRQNAVNLLGQTRVQTIAKPSMGGEDFANYLDHVPGSLFRLGCMPARGSAPPLHAPDFDIDERALIIGAKILARSVVNYFDPSRKKNGDCHDPT
- a CDS encoding YbdK family carboxylate-amine ligase; its protein translation is MTRLEFNPSTQPTLGVEIELALVDANTMALCSKNAAILNRIPGEYADKIKPELMQCYVEINTDICESVSHVEADLKPKLQTLSSVAAAEKVQLYWSGTHPFSTWREQKITPNDRYRGLVNLLQDTARQLVTFGLHVHVGVNSGDKAIMICDRILRYLPVLLALSCNSPFWEGRVTGLHSWRSKVMEGLPTAGLPPLMRNWSEYVWLINHLIDTGYIESIREIWWDVRPHHAFGTVEVRICDIPGTLEDTLGLVALVQCLICNLSDEIDRGIYQHDSHPMLIRQNKWHASRYGIEAQLVDSTSHNLKSVPQITEELVEKLLPMAEQLNCVPYLKHVLDMAHQPTWAQRQMDLLALTGDPAEVVRRLINDPSS
- a CDS encoding ankyrin repeat domain-containing protein yields the protein MSQNNSAIAPELVNQFVQDAHGDFDSVKKLLEKEPALVNSSWDWGGGDWETGLGAAAHMGRKDIAEFLLNKGARIDLFAAAMLGKLEIVQAVVNDNPAVVNEKGPHGIALMIHAKKGGKEAAEVVKFLQSVGNSVKKMDR